In the genome of Nocardioides seonyuensis, one region contains:
- a CDS encoding TetR/AcrR family transcriptional regulator, translating to MTFAAELDPADAARSARAERRSAQLLEAAARLMERDGSHAVSMQSVAAEAGVSVGLIYRYFGSKDDLLLAVIIGVLDSFATRVPAAVEAAGDDPVHRLAAGFRAYCEVIDERRHAAVLTYRETKSLDEAGRARIKELEVQTSEPLRAALRAGVEAGVFDVPDLELAAYDLLLLAHAWALKHWYFERTLSLDTYAQRQLALVLKGILEPKHRRRYADLLTN from the coding sequence GCCGAGCGTCGCAGCGCCCAGCTCCTCGAGGCGGCGGCGCGGTTGATGGAGCGCGACGGATCCCATGCGGTGTCCATGCAGTCCGTGGCCGCCGAGGCCGGCGTGAGCGTCGGTCTGATCTATCGCTACTTCGGGAGCAAGGACGACCTGCTCCTCGCCGTCATCATCGGCGTGCTGGACTCCTTCGCGACCCGGGTGCCGGCCGCGGTCGAGGCCGCTGGCGACGATCCCGTCCACCGCCTGGCCGCGGGCTTCCGTGCCTACTGCGAGGTCATCGACGAGCGCCGCCACGCCGCCGTCCTGACCTACCGGGAGACCAAGAGCCTCGACGAGGCGGGCCGGGCGCGGATCAAGGAGCTCGAGGTGCAGACCAGTGAGCCGTTGCGGGCCGCGCTCCGCGCTGGCGTGGAGGCCGGGGTGTTCGACGTGCCAGACCTCGAGCTGGCGGCGTACGACCTGCTCCTGCTGGCGCACGCCTGGGCCCTGAAGCACTGGTACTTCGAGCGGACGCTCTCCCTGGACACCTATGCGCAGCGCCAGCTCGCGCTGGTGCTCAAGGGCATCCTCGAGCCGAAGCATCGTCGGCGCTACGCCGACCTCCTCACGAACTGA